The Streptomyces sp. NBC_01439 genome contains the following window.
TCGAAGCGCTGGAACCCGAGGTTGTAGACGAGCTGGGGCAGCGTCAGGGTGGACTTGTCGGGATAGCCCGGCTCGAACTGTTGGCCCGAGCCGCCGATCACCCCGGCCGCGACCTTCCCCGCCACCAGCGGCTGGGCGTAGTACTGCATGGCCTGGATCACCCCGGTGACCACGGCGAACATGATGATCGGCGAGATGTTGGGCAGGGTGATGTGCCGGAACCGCGCCCACGCGCCGGCCCCGTCCAGCTCCGCGGCCTCGTACTGCTCCTTGGGTACGTCGAGCAGCGCGGCCATGAAGATGACCATCAGGTCGCCGACCCCCCACAGGGCGAGGGCGGTCAGGGCCGGCTTGGACCAGTCGGCGTCGGTGAACCAGCCGGGGGTGGGCAGTCCCACCGCGTCCAGCAGGGTGTTGACGGGGCCGGTGCCGGGGTTGAGCAGGAAGACGAAGGCCAGGGTCGCGGCGACCGGCGGGGCCAGGTAGGGCAGGTAGAACAGGGTCCGGAAGATCCCG
Protein-coding sequences here:
- a CDS encoding carbohydrate ABC transporter permease: MTGAHPLRAKRRRSALRTTAFLSPWLIGFAVFFLYPLLSTLYFSFTRYDGFRQPAFNGLDNWSYVFTDYPLFWPAMRNTLWLVLVMVTCRVAFGLGIGLLITKIKTGVGIFRTLFYLPYLAPPVAATLAFVFLLNPGTGPVNTLLDAVGLPTPGWFTDADWSKPALTALALWGVGDLMVIFMAALLDVPKEQYEAAELDGAGAWARFRHITLPNISPIIMFAVVTGVIQAMQYYAQPLVAGKVAAGVIGGSGQQFEPGYPDKSTLTLPQLVYNLGFQRFDYGTACVVALVLFALSMAFTALLMRRRGGLIGAGE